One window of Magallana gigas chromosome 2, xbMagGiga1.1, whole genome shotgun sequence genomic DNA carries:
- the LOC105333709 gene encoding flotillin-1 isoform X6 has product MGFETCGPNEVMVVSGCCHSGSTFIPGGRVFVWPVIQKLQKLSLNTMTLQIESPNVYTQLGVAVSVTGIAQVKIQGSSKEMLESACELFLGKTNHDIERVALETLEGHQRAIMGNMTVEEIYKDRKKFSKAVFEVASSDLVNMGICVVSYTLKDIRDDKGYLKYLGMAQTATVKRDARMGEAEARMEAGIREANAEEKRLAARYSTDIDIAKSQRDFELKKAAYDMEIQTKKAQSDLAYDLQAAKTKQAIKEEDMQVKVIERTQQIQLQEQEITRRERELEATVRKPADAEKYRLEKIAEANRTRVILEAEAEAESIKVKGEAEAFAVEAKAKAEAEQMAKKADAWKDYQDAAMVDMILETLPKIAAEISAPLCQTSKITMVSSGKGDVGAAKLSGEVLTLMEKMPHVVENLTGINITKNIKAATRR; this is encoded by the exons ATGGGGTTCGAGACGTGTGGTCCGAACGAAGTGATGGTCGTTTCAG gATGTTGTCATTCGGGGTCAACATTTATTCCTGGTGGCCGAGTGTTTGTGTGGCCCGTCATCCAGAAATTACAAAA aCTTTCTCTAAATACAATGACCCTGCAGATTGAAAGTCCTAATGTGTATACACAGCTTGGTGTGGCCGTTTCAGTAACAGGGATTGCCCag GTGAAGATTCAAGGCTCAAGCAAAGAGATGCTGGAATCGGCTTGTGAATTGTTTTTGGGTAAAACGAATCACGACATTGAGCGGGTGGCCTTGGAGACACTTGAAGGTCATCAGAGAGCCATTATGGGAAATATGACAGTAGAG GAAATCTACAAGGATCGTAAGAAGTTTTCGAAGGCGGTGTTCGAGGTGGCGTCCTCTGATCTGGTCAACATGGGCATCTGCGTGGTGTCCTACACCCTCAAGGACATTAGAGACGACAAG GGCTACCTGAAATACCTTGGTATGGCCCAGACTGCTACGGTCAAGAGAGACGCCCGCATGGGAGAGGCGGAGGCTAGAATGGAGGCAGGAATCAGG gaAGCTAATGCAGAGGAGAAGAGATTGGCTGCCAGGTATTCCACTGATATCGACATTGCAAAATCACAGCGAGATTTCGAACTGAAGAAGGCTGCATATGACATGGAAATCCAGACCAAGAAAGCCCAGTCAGACCTCGCATACGATCTGCAG gctGCAAAAACCAAACAAGCAATCAAAGAGGAAGACATGCAGGTTAAGGTTATTGAGAGAACCCAGCAGATTCAGCTGCAGGAACAGGAAATCACACGCCGTGAGAGAGAACTGGAGGCAACAGTACGCAAGCCTGCCGATGCTGAGAAGTACAGGCTAGAGAAAATCGCCGAGGCAAACAG aaCCCGAGTCATTTTGGAGGCTGAGGCTGAAGCAGAGTCCATTAAG gTGAAGGGAGAGGCAGAGGCCTTCGCTGTGGAGGCCAAGGCTAAGGCTGAGGCAGAACAGATGGCCAAGAAGGCTGATGCCTGGAAGGACTACCAGGATGCCGCCATGGTCGACATGATCTTGGAAACATTGCCAAAG ATCGCTGCTGAGATCTCCGCCCCACTGTGCCAGACCAGCAAGATCACCATGGTGTCAAGCGGTAAGGGAGACGTGGGCGCCGCCAAGCTCTCCGGAGAGGTCCTGACCCTGATGGAGAAGATGCCACACGTGGTGGAGAACCTGACCGGAATCAACATCACCAAG
- the LOC105333709 gene encoding flotillin-1 isoform X3: protein MGFETCGPNEVMVVSGCCHSGSTFIPGGRVFVWPVIQKLQKLSLNTMTLQIESPNVYTQLGVAVSVTGIAQVKIQGSSKEMLESACELFLGKTNHDIERVALETLEGHQRAIMGNMTVEEIYKDRKKFSKAVFEVASSDLVNMGICVVSYTLKDIRDDKVGNTSTESHGYLKYLGMAQTATVKRDARMGEAEARMEAGIREANAEEKRLAARYSTDIDIAKSQRDFELKKAAYDMEIQTKKAQSDLAYDLQAAKTKQAIKEEDMQVKVIERTQQIQLQEQEITRRERELEATVRKPADAEKYRLEKIAEANRTRVILEAEAEAESIKVKGEAEAFAVEAKAKAEAEQMAKKADAWKDYQDAAMVDMILETLPKIAAEISAPLCQTSKITMVSSGKGDVGAAKLSGEVLTLMEKMPHVVENLTGINITKNIKAATRR from the exons ATGGGGTTCGAGACGTGTGGTCCGAACGAAGTGATGGTCGTTTCAG gATGTTGTCATTCGGGGTCAACATTTATTCCTGGTGGCCGAGTGTTTGTGTGGCCCGTCATCCAGAAATTACAAAA aCTTTCTCTAAATACAATGACCCTGCAGATTGAAAGTCCTAATGTGTATACACAGCTTGGTGTGGCCGTTTCAGTAACAGGGATTGCCCag GTGAAGATTCAAGGCTCAAGCAAAGAGATGCTGGAATCGGCTTGTGAATTGTTTTTGGGTAAAACGAATCACGACATTGAGCGGGTGGCCTTGGAGACACTTGAAGGTCATCAGAGAGCCATTATGGGAAATATGACAGTAGAG GAAATCTACAAGGATCGTAAGAAGTTTTCGAAGGCGGTGTTCGAGGTGGCGTCCTCTGATCTGGTCAACATGGGCATCTGCGTGGTGTCCTACACCCTCAAGGACATTAGAGACGACAAG GTTGGAAACACGTCGACGGAatcacat GGCTACCTGAAATACCTTGGTATGGCCCAGACTGCTACGGTCAAGAGAGACGCCCGCATGGGAGAGGCGGAGGCTAGAATGGAGGCAGGAATCAGG gaAGCTAATGCAGAGGAGAAGAGATTGGCTGCCAGGTATTCCACTGATATCGACATTGCAAAATCACAGCGAGATTTCGAACTGAAGAAGGCTGCATATGACATGGAAATCCAGACCAAGAAAGCCCAGTCAGACCTCGCATACGATCTGCAG gctGCAAAAACCAAACAAGCAATCAAAGAGGAAGACATGCAGGTTAAGGTTATTGAGAGAACCCAGCAGATTCAGCTGCAGGAACAGGAAATCACACGCCGTGAGAGAGAACTGGAGGCAACAGTACGCAAGCCTGCCGATGCTGAGAAGTACAGGCTAGAGAAAATCGCCGAGGCAAACAG aaCCCGAGTCATTTTGGAGGCTGAGGCTGAAGCAGAGTCCATTAAG gTGAAGGGAGAGGCAGAGGCCTTCGCTGTGGAGGCCAAGGCTAAGGCTGAGGCAGAACAGATGGCCAAGAAGGCTGATGCCTGGAAGGACTACCAGGATGCCGCCATGGTCGACATGATCTTGGAAACATTGCCAAAG ATCGCTGCTGAGATCTCCGCCCCACTGTGCCAGACCAGCAAGATCACCATGGTGTCAAGCGGTAAGGGAGACGTGGGCGCCGCCAAGCTCTCCGGAGAGGTCCTGACCCTGATGGAGAAGATGCCACACGTGGTGGAGAACCTGACCGGAATCAACATCACCAAG
- the LOC105333709 gene encoding flotillin-1 isoform X5 yields MGFETCGPNEVMVVSGCCHSGSTFIPGGRVFVWPVIQKLQKLSLNTMTLQIESPNVYTQLGVAVSVTGIAQVKIQGSSKEMLESACELFLGKTNHDIERVALETLEGHQRAIMGNMTVEEIYKDRKKFSKAVFEVASSDLVNMGICVVSYTLKDIRDDKEPYSGYLKYLGMAQTATVKRDARMGEAEARMEAGIREANAEEKRLAARYSTDIDIAKSQRDFELKKAAYDMEIQTKKAQSDLAYDLQAAKTKQAIKEEDMQVKVIERTQQIQLQEQEITRRERELEATVRKPADAEKYRLEKIAEANRTRVILEAEAEAESIKVKGEAEAFAVEAKAKAEAEQMAKKADAWKDYQDAAMVDMILETLPKIAAEISAPLCQTSKITMVSSGKGDVGAAKLSGEVLTLMEKMPHVVENLTGINITKNIKAATRR; encoded by the exons ATGGGGTTCGAGACGTGTGGTCCGAACGAAGTGATGGTCGTTTCAG gATGTTGTCATTCGGGGTCAACATTTATTCCTGGTGGCCGAGTGTTTGTGTGGCCCGTCATCCAGAAATTACAAAA aCTTTCTCTAAATACAATGACCCTGCAGATTGAAAGTCCTAATGTGTATACACAGCTTGGTGTGGCCGTTTCAGTAACAGGGATTGCCCag GTGAAGATTCAAGGCTCAAGCAAAGAGATGCTGGAATCGGCTTGTGAATTGTTTTTGGGTAAAACGAATCACGACATTGAGCGGGTGGCCTTGGAGACACTTGAAGGTCATCAGAGAGCCATTATGGGAAATATGACAGTAGAG GAAATCTACAAGGATCGTAAGAAGTTTTCGAAGGCGGTGTTCGAGGTGGCGTCCTCTGATCTGGTCAACATGGGCATCTGCGTGGTGTCCTACACCCTCAAGGACATTAGAGACGACAAG GAACCCTACAGT GGCTACCTGAAATACCTTGGTATGGCCCAGACTGCTACGGTCAAGAGAGACGCCCGCATGGGAGAGGCGGAGGCTAGAATGGAGGCAGGAATCAGG gaAGCTAATGCAGAGGAGAAGAGATTGGCTGCCAGGTATTCCACTGATATCGACATTGCAAAATCACAGCGAGATTTCGAACTGAAGAAGGCTGCATATGACATGGAAATCCAGACCAAGAAAGCCCAGTCAGACCTCGCATACGATCTGCAG gctGCAAAAACCAAACAAGCAATCAAAGAGGAAGACATGCAGGTTAAGGTTATTGAGAGAACCCAGCAGATTCAGCTGCAGGAACAGGAAATCACACGCCGTGAGAGAGAACTGGAGGCAACAGTACGCAAGCCTGCCGATGCTGAGAAGTACAGGCTAGAGAAAATCGCCGAGGCAAACAG aaCCCGAGTCATTTTGGAGGCTGAGGCTGAAGCAGAGTCCATTAAG gTGAAGGGAGAGGCAGAGGCCTTCGCTGTGGAGGCCAAGGCTAAGGCTGAGGCAGAACAGATGGCCAAGAAGGCTGATGCCTGGAAGGACTACCAGGATGCCGCCATGGTCGACATGATCTTGGAAACATTGCCAAAG ATCGCTGCTGAGATCTCCGCCCCACTGTGCCAGACCAGCAAGATCACCATGGTGTCAAGCGGTAAGGGAGACGTGGGCGCCGCCAAGCTCTCCGGAGAGGTCCTGACCCTGATGGAGAAGATGCCACACGTGGTGGAGAACCTGACCGGAATCAACATCACCAAG
- the LOC105333709 gene encoding flotillin-1 isoform X4, translating to MGFETCGPNEVMVVSGCCHSGSTFIPGGRVFVWPVIQKLQKLSLNTMTLQIESPNVYTQLGVAVSVTGIAQVKIQGSSKEMLESACELFLGKTNHDIERVALETLEGHQRAIMGNMTVEEIYKDRKKFSKAVFEVASSDLVNMGICVVSYTLKDIRDDKIEPYQGYLKYLGMAQTATVKRDARMGEAEARMEAGIREANAEEKRLAARYSTDIDIAKSQRDFELKKAAYDMEIQTKKAQSDLAYDLQAAKTKQAIKEEDMQVKVIERTQQIQLQEQEITRRERELEATVRKPADAEKYRLEKIAEANRTRVILEAEAEAESIKVKGEAEAFAVEAKAKAEAEQMAKKADAWKDYQDAAMVDMILETLPKIAAEISAPLCQTSKITMVSSGKGDVGAAKLSGEVLTLMEKMPHVVENLTGINITKNIKAATRR from the exons ATGGGGTTCGAGACGTGTGGTCCGAACGAAGTGATGGTCGTTTCAG gATGTTGTCATTCGGGGTCAACATTTATTCCTGGTGGCCGAGTGTTTGTGTGGCCCGTCATCCAGAAATTACAAAA aCTTTCTCTAAATACAATGACCCTGCAGATTGAAAGTCCTAATGTGTATACACAGCTTGGTGTGGCCGTTTCAGTAACAGGGATTGCCCag GTGAAGATTCAAGGCTCAAGCAAAGAGATGCTGGAATCGGCTTGTGAATTGTTTTTGGGTAAAACGAATCACGACATTGAGCGGGTGGCCTTGGAGACACTTGAAGGTCATCAGAGAGCCATTATGGGAAATATGACAGTAGAG GAAATCTACAAGGATCGTAAGAAGTTTTCGAAGGCGGTGTTCGAGGTGGCGTCCTCTGATCTGGTCAACATGGGCATCTGCGTGGTGTCCTACACCCTCAAGGACATTAGAGACGACAAG ATAGAACCATATCAA GGCTACCTGAAATACCTTGGTATGGCCCAGACTGCTACGGTCAAGAGAGACGCCCGCATGGGAGAGGCGGAGGCTAGAATGGAGGCAGGAATCAGG gaAGCTAATGCAGAGGAGAAGAGATTGGCTGCCAGGTATTCCACTGATATCGACATTGCAAAATCACAGCGAGATTTCGAACTGAAGAAGGCTGCATATGACATGGAAATCCAGACCAAGAAAGCCCAGTCAGACCTCGCATACGATCTGCAG gctGCAAAAACCAAACAAGCAATCAAAGAGGAAGACATGCAGGTTAAGGTTATTGAGAGAACCCAGCAGATTCAGCTGCAGGAACAGGAAATCACACGCCGTGAGAGAGAACTGGAGGCAACAGTACGCAAGCCTGCCGATGCTGAGAAGTACAGGCTAGAGAAAATCGCCGAGGCAAACAG aaCCCGAGTCATTTTGGAGGCTGAGGCTGAAGCAGAGTCCATTAAG gTGAAGGGAGAGGCAGAGGCCTTCGCTGTGGAGGCCAAGGCTAAGGCTGAGGCAGAACAGATGGCCAAGAAGGCTGATGCCTGGAAGGACTACCAGGATGCCGCCATGGTCGACATGATCTTGGAAACATTGCCAAAG ATCGCTGCTGAGATCTCCGCCCCACTGTGCCAGACCAGCAAGATCACCATGGTGTCAAGCGGTAAGGGAGACGTGGGCGCCGCCAAGCTCTCCGGAGAGGTCCTGACCCTGATGGAGAAGATGCCACACGTGGTGGAGAACCTGACCGGAATCAACATCACCAAG
- the LOC105333709 gene encoding flotillin-1 isoform X1, giving the protein MGFETCGPNEVMVVSGCCHSGSTFIPGGRVFVWPVIQKLQKLSLNTMTLQIESPNVYTQLGVAVSVTGIAQVKIQGSSKEMLESACELFLGKTNHDIERVALETLEGHQRAIMGNMTVEEIYKDRKKFSKAVFEVASSDLVNMGICVVSYTLKDIRDDKIEPYQVGNTSTESHGYLKYLGMAQTATVKRDARMGEAEARMEAGIREANAEEKRLAARYSTDIDIAKSQRDFELKKAAYDMEIQTKKAQSDLAYDLQAAKTKQAIKEEDMQVKVIERTQQIQLQEQEITRRERELEATVRKPADAEKYRLEKIAEANRTRVILEAEAEAESIKVKGEAEAFAVEAKAKAEAEQMAKKADAWKDYQDAAMVDMILETLPKIAAEISAPLCQTSKITMVSSGKGDVGAAKLSGEVLTLMEKMPHVVENLTGINITKNIKAATRR; this is encoded by the exons ATGGGGTTCGAGACGTGTGGTCCGAACGAAGTGATGGTCGTTTCAG gATGTTGTCATTCGGGGTCAACATTTATTCCTGGTGGCCGAGTGTTTGTGTGGCCCGTCATCCAGAAATTACAAAA aCTTTCTCTAAATACAATGACCCTGCAGATTGAAAGTCCTAATGTGTATACACAGCTTGGTGTGGCCGTTTCAGTAACAGGGATTGCCCag GTGAAGATTCAAGGCTCAAGCAAAGAGATGCTGGAATCGGCTTGTGAATTGTTTTTGGGTAAAACGAATCACGACATTGAGCGGGTGGCCTTGGAGACACTTGAAGGTCATCAGAGAGCCATTATGGGAAATATGACAGTAGAG GAAATCTACAAGGATCGTAAGAAGTTTTCGAAGGCGGTGTTCGAGGTGGCGTCCTCTGATCTGGTCAACATGGGCATCTGCGTGGTGTCCTACACCCTCAAGGACATTAGAGACGACAAG ATAGAACCATATCAA GTTGGAAACACGTCGACGGAatcacat GGCTACCTGAAATACCTTGGTATGGCCCAGACTGCTACGGTCAAGAGAGACGCCCGCATGGGAGAGGCGGAGGCTAGAATGGAGGCAGGAATCAGG gaAGCTAATGCAGAGGAGAAGAGATTGGCTGCCAGGTATTCCACTGATATCGACATTGCAAAATCACAGCGAGATTTCGAACTGAAGAAGGCTGCATATGACATGGAAATCCAGACCAAGAAAGCCCAGTCAGACCTCGCATACGATCTGCAG gctGCAAAAACCAAACAAGCAATCAAAGAGGAAGACATGCAGGTTAAGGTTATTGAGAGAACCCAGCAGATTCAGCTGCAGGAACAGGAAATCACACGCCGTGAGAGAGAACTGGAGGCAACAGTACGCAAGCCTGCCGATGCTGAGAAGTACAGGCTAGAGAAAATCGCCGAGGCAAACAG aaCCCGAGTCATTTTGGAGGCTGAGGCTGAAGCAGAGTCCATTAAG gTGAAGGGAGAGGCAGAGGCCTTCGCTGTGGAGGCCAAGGCTAAGGCTGAGGCAGAACAGATGGCCAAGAAGGCTGATGCCTGGAAGGACTACCAGGATGCCGCCATGGTCGACATGATCTTGGAAACATTGCCAAAG ATCGCTGCTGAGATCTCCGCCCCACTGTGCCAGACCAGCAAGATCACCATGGTGTCAAGCGGTAAGGGAGACGTGGGCGCCGCCAAGCTCTCCGGAGAGGTCCTGACCCTGATGGAGAAGATGCCACACGTGGTGGAGAACCTGACCGGAATCAACATCACCAAG
- the LOC105333709 gene encoding flotillin-1 isoform X2 — protein sequence MGFETCGPNEVMVVSGCCHSGSTFIPGGRVFVWPVIQKLQKLSLNTMTLQIESPNVYTQLGVAVSVTGIAQVKIQGSSKEMLESACELFLGKTNHDIERVALETLEGHQRAIMGNMTVEEIYKDRKKFSKAVFEVASSDLVNMGICVVSYTLKDIRDDKEPYSVGNTSTESHGYLKYLGMAQTATVKRDARMGEAEARMEAGIREANAEEKRLAARYSTDIDIAKSQRDFELKKAAYDMEIQTKKAQSDLAYDLQAAKTKQAIKEEDMQVKVIERTQQIQLQEQEITRRERELEATVRKPADAEKYRLEKIAEANRTRVILEAEAEAESIKVKGEAEAFAVEAKAKAEAEQMAKKADAWKDYQDAAMVDMILETLPKIAAEISAPLCQTSKITMVSSGKGDVGAAKLSGEVLTLMEKMPHVVENLTGINITKNIKAATRR from the exons ATGGGGTTCGAGACGTGTGGTCCGAACGAAGTGATGGTCGTTTCAG gATGTTGTCATTCGGGGTCAACATTTATTCCTGGTGGCCGAGTGTTTGTGTGGCCCGTCATCCAGAAATTACAAAA aCTTTCTCTAAATACAATGACCCTGCAGATTGAAAGTCCTAATGTGTATACACAGCTTGGTGTGGCCGTTTCAGTAACAGGGATTGCCCag GTGAAGATTCAAGGCTCAAGCAAAGAGATGCTGGAATCGGCTTGTGAATTGTTTTTGGGTAAAACGAATCACGACATTGAGCGGGTGGCCTTGGAGACACTTGAAGGTCATCAGAGAGCCATTATGGGAAATATGACAGTAGAG GAAATCTACAAGGATCGTAAGAAGTTTTCGAAGGCGGTGTTCGAGGTGGCGTCCTCTGATCTGGTCAACATGGGCATCTGCGTGGTGTCCTACACCCTCAAGGACATTAGAGACGACAAG GAACCCTACAGT GTTGGAAACACGTCGACGGAatcacat GGCTACCTGAAATACCTTGGTATGGCCCAGACTGCTACGGTCAAGAGAGACGCCCGCATGGGAGAGGCGGAGGCTAGAATGGAGGCAGGAATCAGG gaAGCTAATGCAGAGGAGAAGAGATTGGCTGCCAGGTATTCCACTGATATCGACATTGCAAAATCACAGCGAGATTTCGAACTGAAGAAGGCTGCATATGACATGGAAATCCAGACCAAGAAAGCCCAGTCAGACCTCGCATACGATCTGCAG gctGCAAAAACCAAACAAGCAATCAAAGAGGAAGACATGCAGGTTAAGGTTATTGAGAGAACCCAGCAGATTCAGCTGCAGGAACAGGAAATCACACGCCGTGAGAGAGAACTGGAGGCAACAGTACGCAAGCCTGCCGATGCTGAGAAGTACAGGCTAGAGAAAATCGCCGAGGCAAACAG aaCCCGAGTCATTTTGGAGGCTGAGGCTGAAGCAGAGTCCATTAAG gTGAAGGGAGAGGCAGAGGCCTTCGCTGTGGAGGCCAAGGCTAAGGCTGAGGCAGAACAGATGGCCAAGAAGGCTGATGCCTGGAAGGACTACCAGGATGCCGCCATGGTCGACATGATCTTGGAAACATTGCCAAAG ATCGCTGCTGAGATCTCCGCCCCACTGTGCCAGACCAGCAAGATCACCATGGTGTCAAGCGGTAAGGGAGACGTGGGCGCCGCCAAGCTCTCCGGAGAGGTCCTGACCCTGATGGAGAAGATGCCACACGTGGTGGAGAACCTGACCGGAATCAACATCACCAAG